In one Haloplanus salinus genomic region, the following are encoded:
- a CDS encoding IS5 family transposase: MTTLLFRFVKQAASLAQKRCAASQTAVSDPTGNGFPGWKHVTLHFLRVHMDATYREIVDWASEMDRVRGLLQLARTAFPAPSTLYRSFERVPMSVWRGFLRESATICDPGSHGAIDATFFDRETASRHYQHRSDRHIRTLKTTALVDTDSCAILDIHCSAHWPHDTQTGRRVALRNTEKIESLAGDKGYDDQSLRDALWSEGVRPLLRHRLFAAYDHAHNARLDSELYGQRWMAETAFSAIKRRFGPAVHPRAWYREFRELVLTAAVYNLEQALKQ, encoded by the coding sequence GTGACTACCCTACTCTTCCGCTTCGTTAAGCAAGCCGCGTCGCTGGCTCAAAAGCGCTGTGCCGCCAGTCAAACGGCGGTGAGTGATCCGACTGGCAACGGATTTCCCGGCTGGAAGCATGTGACGCTCCACTTTTTGCGGGTTCACATGGACGCGACGTACCGCGAGATCGTGGATTGGGCGAGTGAAATGGATCGCGTTCGTGGGCTGTTACAGCTCGCTCGAACGGCATTTCCCGCACCCTCAACGCTGTACCGGTCATTTGAGAGGGTGCCCATGTCTGTGTGGCGCGGCTTCCTTCGTGAGTCCGCGACCATCTGCGATCCGGGCTCGCACGGTGCCATCGATGCCACGTTCTTCGACCGCGAAACGGCATCGAGACACTACCAACACCGCTCGGATCGCCACATACGTACGCTCAAAACGACGGCACTCGTCGATACGGACTCGTGTGCCATCCTCGATATTCACTGCTCGGCACACTGGCCTCACGACACGCAAACTGGCCGGCGAGTCGCCCTTCGTAACACCGAGAAAATCGAGAGTCTCGCCGGCGACAAAGGCTATGACGACCAATCGCTCCGGGACGCCCTCTGGTCAGAGGGCGTCCGGCCCTTGCTGCGTCACCGGCTGTTTGCTGCGTACGATCACGCCCACAACGCACGGTTGGACAGCGAATTATACGGCCAGCGCTGGATGGCCGAGACCGCCTTTTCGGCCATCAAGCGTCGGTTCGGCCCCGCTGTCCACCCTCGCGCGTGGTACCGCGAGTTCCGCGAACTCGTGTTGACCGCCGCAGTCTACAACCTCGAACAAGCACTCAAACAGTGA